A portion of the Cryptomeria japonica chromosome 5, Sugi_1.0, whole genome shotgun sequence genome contains these proteins:
- the LOC131034493 gene encoding laccase-12 — protein sequence MGAVRINQHFFELVDVSQKLLWVVVCILYVATTVVAGPIQNHTFVIQSMSVTRLCQKHDIITVNGQFPGPTLSVTNGDTLIVKVINKAQYNATIHWHGVRQMRTAWADGPEYITQCPIRPGGSYTYRFTISGQEGTLWWHAHSSWLRATVYGLLIIRPKEGTPYPFPKPAHEIPVLLGEWWNRNPIDVVNDATRTGSSPNISDAFTINGQPGDLYQCSSTDTNKVPVKAGETNLVRVINGALNTDLFVVIANHEMTVVGVDASYTKPYKTSLLMLGPGQTTDVLVTFNKSAGSYYIAARAYASAQGAPFDNTTTTAIFEYSKGSSPVMPQLPFYNDTQSATKFSAGLRSLASQDHPVFVPQKVDERLFYTFGLGLINCPGQSCGGPNGTRFAASMNNHSFVLPSSISILQAHHFGIKGVFSNSFPDTPPVQFDYTGQNISRSLWSPVKTTTVKVLKYNKSVQIILQGTNILTGESHPIHLHGYDFYIVGSGFGNYNAATDPSKFNLVDPPMRNTVNVPVNGWAAIRFVADNPGTWLLHCHLDVHIGWGLAMAFVVENGGDYLSTLEEPPADLPVC from the exons ATGGGTGCTGTACGAATCAATCAGCATTTCTTCGAATTGGTAGATGTTTCGCAAAAGCTTCTTTGGGTAGTTGTGTGCATTTTGTATGTGGCTACTACGGTCGTAGCAGGCCCAATACAGAATCACACTTTTGTT ATTCAATCAATGTCAGTGACAAGGCTGTGTCAAAAGCATGATATAATCACAGTAAATGGGCAGTTTCCGGGTCCAACGCTCTCTGTTACCAATGGAGACACTCTCATTGTCAAAGTCATTAACAAGGCTCAGTACAACGCTACAATTCACTG GCATGGGGTGCGCCAGATGCGTACAGCTTGGGCTGATGGGCCAGAGTACATAACCCAGTGCCCCATTCGACCTGGAGGAAGTTACACCTACAGATTCACCATTAGCGGCCAAGAAGGTACTCTGTGGTGGCATGCGCACAGCTCCTGGCTCAGAGCTACTGTTTATGGACTCTTAATTATCCGTCCAAAGGAAGGAACACCTTATCCATTTCCAAAGCCCGCTCACGAGATTCCTGTCCTGCTAG GGGAATGGTGGAACAGAAATCCCATCGATGTTGTGAATGATGCAACGCGGACAGGATCCAGCCCTAATATCTCTGACGCTTTCACTATCAACGGGCAGCCAGGAGATCTGTATCAGTGTTCAAGCACAG ATACAAATAAAGTTCCTGTGAAGGCCGGGGAGACTAATCTTGTCCGGGTGATCAACGGTGCACTGAATACCGATCTGTTTGTCGTCATTGCAAACCACGAGATGACTGTTGTAGGCGTGGATGCTTCGTATACAAAACCATACAAAACGAGCCTTCTGATGTTGGGTCCTGGCCAAACCACAGATGTACTGGTGACTTTCAATAAATCAGCAGGAAGTTACTACATTGCTGCTCGAGCATATGCTAGCGCTCAGGGAGCCCCCTTTGATAATACCACCACCACTGCCATCTTTGAATATAGTAAGGGAAGCTCTCCTGTTATGCCCCAACTCCCCTTCTATAACGATACACAATCCGCCACCAAGTTTTCTGCAGGCCTAAGGAGCTTGGCTTCACAAGACCACCCTGTTTTTGTTCCTCAGAAAGTAGATGAGCGTCTTTTTTACACGTTCGGATTGGGACTGATAAACTGCCCAGGGCAGTCTTGCGGAGGTCCGAATGGAACGAGATTTGCAGCAAGCATGAACAACCACTCATTCGTACTGCCATCATCCATCTCAATACTGCAAGCGCACCACTTCGGCATCAAAGGAGTCTTTAGCAATAGCTTTCCTGACACTCCTCCTGTCCAGTTCGATTACACTGGGCAAAACATTAGCAGAAGCCTCTGGTCTCCTGTAAAAACCACCACTGTTAAAGTACTGAAATACAACAAGTCAGTGCAGATAATTCTTCAGGGGACAAATATCTTGACGGGCGAAAGCCACCCAATCCATCTCCATGGGTATGACTTTTACATAGTGGGATCAGGATTCGGTAATTACAATGCAGCAACAGATCCATCGAAATTCAACCTGGTGGATCCTCCCATGCGCAATACTGTGAATGTTCCAGTCAATGGGTGGGCTGCTATTCGATTTGTCGCTGACAACCCTG GGACATGGTTACTGCATTGCCACTTGGATGTTCACATTGGGTGGGGTTTGGCCATGGCTTTCGTTGTGGAAAATGGAGGGGATTACTTATCAACTCTGGAGGAGCCTCCTGCAGATCTTCCCGTATGCTAG